One part of the Rutidosis leptorrhynchoides isolate AG116_Rl617_1_P2 chromosome 1, CSIRO_AGI_Rlap_v1, whole genome shotgun sequence genome encodes these proteins:
- the LOC139891976 gene encoding uncharacterized protein, translated as MPIYFVSKELSGSELNYLPVEKLVYALFVTSRRLRSAASSEGTGAGLILTGPHQEEHTYALRFNFKVTNNEAEYEALLAGIRIARELGVKKLQACPIHSSTSESVKSLGVRTNRRTYLVSWQLSPSTILKTKILVLQVFKKSTEPEVTVAFVKEEEATWMTDIIEFLQTGSLPENEKEAMKIRVKASNYELRGEVLYRKSYLGDSLRCVGPKEVATIIDELHKGSYGLHSGSRIVTERIKRLGYYWPKMYADTAKRIRVCQECHLHAPVSRAPQQPMIPITSPWPFCKWAIDIVGPFPKGAGNAEYLVVAIDFFTKWVEAKPLRTITSKWIRDFSGKSLDIVHAIKARLGMKCSGWVDELPKVLWVHRKTHKNSTGETPFSLVYSSKAVIPAEITVPTERMLSYSEEGNDEKLRTNLDYMEERREMAAIRKADNKQRIAKYYDKRVRARSYKVGDLVWRDNQASKAQNTRKLGPNWEGPYKVIGISNTETYKLAELKGNPIKQTRHATAHKKCYM; from the exons cgcaGCAAGCTCTGAGGGCACTGGAGCAGGTTTAATCCTCACAGGTCCGCATcaggaagagcatacatacgcgctGCGGTTTAACTTTAAGGTGACAAACAACGAGGCGGAATATGAGGCACTACTAGCAGGAATACGCATAGCCCGGGAGTTGGGAGTAAAAAAGCTACAAGCCTGT CCGATACATTCATCGACTTCAGAATCAGTCAAATCCCTAGGAGTCAGAACAAATAGGCGGACGTACTTAGTAAGTTGGCAGCTCTCACCTTCAACTATTTTGAAAACGAAGATATTAGTATTACAAGTTTTCAAGAAATCCACTGAGCCTGAGGTAACGGTTGCATTTGTCAAAGAGGAAGAAGCGACTTGGATGACAGACATCATAGAATTCCTACAAACTGGGTCCTTACCCGAAAATGAGAAGGAAGCAATGAAGATCAGGGTGAAAGCGTCAAATTACGAACTACGAGGGGAGGTCCTATATCGGAAATCTTATCTAGGCGACTCCTTGCGCTGCGTGGGACCCAAGGAGGTCGCCACGATTATTGACGAGCTTCACAAAGGATCATATGGATTACACTCTGGATCGAGGATAGTCACTGAGAGGATTAAGCGACTAGGGTATTATTGGCCCAAGATGTACGCTGACACGGCAAAAAGGATAAGAGTCTGCCAAGAATGTCACTTGCACGCACCCGTTAGCAGAGCGCCGCAACAACCAATGATACCTATCacgtcaccatggccattctgcaaatgggctatCGACATAGTAGGACCTTTCCCAAAGGGTGCTGGGAATGCTGAATACCTAGTGGTCGCTATCGACTTCTTCACCAAATGGGTAGAAGCGAAACCCCTGCGCACCATCACCAGTAAGTGGATCAGAGATTTTTCTGGGAAATCATT GGATATTGTGCACGCCATCAAAGCAAGGTTAGGAATGAAGTGCAGCGGATGGGTGGATGAGTTACCCAAAGTCCTATGGGTACACAGAAAGACGCACAAGAACAGCACAGGAGAAACACCGTTCAGCTTAGTATACAGCTCTAAGGCGGTGATCCCAGCAGAGATAACCGTCCCAACTGAAAGAATGTTGTCATACAGTGAAGAGGGAAATGATGAAAAGCTCCGCACTAACTTGGACTACATGGAAGAACGCAGAGAAATGGCGGCGATTCGTAAAGCGGACAATAAACAACGCATCGCAAAATATTACGATAAGCGTGTGCGGGCAAGATCATACAAAGTGGGAGACCTTGTGTGGCGCGACAACCAAGCGAGCAAGGCCCAAAACACTAGAAAGTTGGGGCCTAACTGGGAGGGACCTTACAAGGTCATTGGAATCAGTAACACTGAAACTTACAAACTGGCAGAGCTAAAGGGTAATCCAATTAAGCAGACTCGGCATGCTACCGCGCATAAGAAATGCTACATGTAA